In Stigmatella erecta, one DNA window encodes the following:
- a CDS encoding S8 family peptidase — protein sequence MRFNMPFWAAAALTLSACGGGTSDDSQPLPTAAAASSELRSEERFLRNPNPVRGQYIVVLRPEASAARDLQDVAQELTGRYRGQLHRTYRHALRGFVVNMPEAQARALSQESGVAYVEENGWAYPDAIQTGATWGLDRVDQQALPLNSTYTYSTQGSGVHVYVIDTGIRASHSDFGGRVSLDYTAVSDGYGAGDCNGHGTHVAGTIGGSTWGVAKATRLHSVRVFGCSGGTTWDVIIGAVDWVRANHVKPAVVNMSLGGGATQAADDAVRNSVAAGIVFAVAAGNNNADACGFSPARTPEALTVGASESNDARAYYSNYGACLDLFAPGSSITSAWSGSDTATNTISGTSMASPHVAGAAALYLGTQPDATPAQVANALIGNSTPDRITTPGAGSPNRLLYTPFIGGGGGATVCKGQTAVGATGWQQYSANGIYLDVDTSGCGFSSTPLYFTSIGGWSGHWQSTGATSIYAPTANGFRVYVSYPGATPALANQAGWHLNWQASPNGVRQPSLCTGQAAVGATGWQQYSANGIYLDVDTSSCGFSSTPLYFTSIGGWSGHWQSTGATSIYAPTANGFRVFVSYPGATPALANQAGWYLNWQAAPGNLRQADACTGQTPVGATNWQQYSAHGIYLDVDTSGCGISSEPITSIGGWSGHWESTGATSIYAPTASGFRVYVSYPGATPALANQAGWHLNWSRR from the coding sequence ATGCGCTTCAATATGCCCTTCTGGGCTGCGGCGGCCCTGACGCTCTCCGCCTGCGGTGGTGGAACCTCCGACGACTCCCAGCCGCTTCCGACAGCCGCCGCTGCCTCAAGCGAACTCCGCTCCGAAGAACGATTTCTGCGCAACCCCAACCCCGTGCGTGGCCAGTACATCGTTGTGCTGAGGCCAGAGGCGAGCGCGGCACGTGACCTCCAGGACGTGGCCCAGGAGCTGACGGGGCGCTATCGCGGCCAGCTCCATCGCACCTACCGCCATGCCCTGCGCGGCTTCGTAGTGAACATGCCCGAGGCGCAGGCACGTGCCCTGTCGCAGGAGTCGGGCGTGGCGTATGTCGAGGAGAACGGCTGGGCGTATCCCGATGCCATCCAGACAGGCGCCACCTGGGGCCTGGACCGCGTCGATCAGCAGGCGCTACCACTGAACAGCACATACACGTACAGCACGCAGGGCAGCGGCGTGCACGTGTACGTCATCGACACCGGCATCCGCGCGAGCCACTCCGACTTCGGCGGGCGCGTCTCTCTCGACTACACCGCTGTCAGCGACGGCTACGGAGCGGGAGACTGCAATGGCCACGGCACGCATGTGGCGGGCACCATTGGCGGCTCCACCTGGGGCGTGGCCAAGGCCACACGCCTGCACTCGGTGCGCGTGTTCGGCTGCTCGGGTGGCACTACCTGGGACGTGATCATCGGCGCGGTGGACTGGGTGAGGGCCAACCACGTTAAGCCAGCAGTAGTGAACATGAGCCTGGGCGGCGGGGCCACTCAGGCGGCGGATGATGCGGTCCGCAACTCGGTGGCTGCTGGCATCGTCTTCGCAGTGGCCGCCGGCAACAACAACGCGGATGCCTGTGGGTTCTCGCCCGCTCGCACGCCCGAGGCCCTCACCGTGGGTGCCTCGGAGAGCAACGACGCGCGCGCCTACTACTCGAATTACGGCGCTTGTCTGGACCTGTTCGCGCCCGGCTCGAGCATTACCTCGGCCTGGTCGGGCAGCGACACGGCGACAAACACCATCAGCGGCACCTCCATGGCCAGCCCGCACGTGGCAGGCGCCGCAGCGCTGTACCTGGGCACTCAGCCCGACGCCACGCCCGCGCAGGTGGCCAATGCCCTCATCGGCAACTCCACGCCGGACCGCATTACCACTCCAGGCGCGGGCTCGCCCAACCGGCTGCTGTACACCCCCTTCATCGGAGGCGGAGGAGGTGCCACGGTCTGCAAGGGCCAGACGGCGGTCGGCGCCACGGGCTGGCAGCAGTACAGCGCCAACGGCATCTACCTAGACGTGGACACCTCGGGCTGCGGCTTCTCCTCCACACCGCTGTACTTCACCTCGATCGGCGGGTGGAGCGGCCACTGGCAGAGCACTGGCGCAACCTCCATCTACGCTCCCACGGCCAACGGCTTCCGCGTCTACGTCTCCTACCCCGGCGCGACACCGGCACTGGCAAACCAGGCTGGCTGGCACCTCAACTGGCAGGCCTCGCCCAACGGCGTGCGCCAGCCCTCGCTCTGCACCGGGCAGGCGGCGGTCGGCGCCACGGGTTGGCAGCAGTACAGCGCCAACGGCATTTACTTGGACGTGGACACCTCGAGCTGCGGCTTCTCCTCCACACCGCTGTACTTCACCTCGATCGGTGGGTGGAGCGGCCACTGGCAGAGCACTGGCGCAACCTCCATCTACGCTCCCACAGCCAACGGCTTCCGCGTCTTCGTTTCCTACCCCGGCGCGACACCGGCACTGGCAAACCAGGCCGGCTGGTACCTCAACTGGCAGGCGGCACCGGGCAACCTGCGGCAGGCCGACGCTTGCACGGGTCAGACGCCGGTGGGGGCCACGAATTGGCAGCAGTACAGCGCCCACGGCATCTACTTGGACGTGGACACCTCGGGCTGCGGTATCTCCTCGGAGCCGATCACCTCCATTGGGGGGTGGAGTGGGCACTGGGAAAGCACTGGCGCGACCTCCATCTACGCTCCCACGGCCAGCGGCTTTCGCGTCTACGTCTCCTACCCCGGCGCGACACCGGCATTGGCCAACCAGGCAGGCTGGCACCTCAACTGGAGCCGACGGTAG
- a CDS encoding serine/threonine protein kinase: MTTGGFGVPKGAILFELDGIQYEFREDLGEVQSGISHFVGRQHVSGIVTKKVLIKAVSGADGPGMKRLLRARSKLDEEVRLAKYLEHPGIHRVYGLKKTEGTWYVVSEQPRGNSLSALINLVGECRHWYTPHFAMYIGARLADVLEYAHTAKDEVGRPLNIVHRAIDPDHVFMDWRGIVRVSDFGLSLSDLPNRTPSTTQRLLGDGFYSSPEMLFGRRVDARADLFSLGVLMLELVTGKNLLYAPDEVTPKMKESLSASQLRRVERAIQWAQLSGADAMVGDAIWRAATYTQKDVERMTEGLPAGMRSILCKLLHPELVKRYQTAGELVVDLRSWLGELTFGPADAIEELKRTMDEASESLAETGLKTPRASKRLGEITTDR, from the coding sequence ATGACGACAGGCGGTTTCGGTGTTCCGAAGGGGGCGATTCTCTTCGAACTGGACGGCATCCAGTACGAGTTCCGCGAAGACCTTGGGGAGGTACAGAGCGGGATTAGTCACTTCGTGGGACGCCAGCACGTCAGCGGCATTGTGACGAAGAAGGTATTGATCAAGGCTGTGAGCGGTGCGGACGGTCCTGGGATGAAGCGGCTCCTGCGGGCAAGATCAAAGCTGGACGAGGAGGTTCGCTTGGCCAAATACCTTGAGCACCCTGGGATCCATCGGGTCTACGGTTTGAAGAAAACCGAGGGGACGTGGTACGTGGTTTCAGAGCAGCCGCGCGGCAACAGCCTAAGCGCCCTGATCAACCTTGTGGGGGAGTGCCGTCATTGGTACACGCCGCACTTCGCCATGTATATCGGTGCCCGACTGGCTGATGTACTGGAGTACGCACACACGGCAAAAGACGAAGTTGGGCGCCCATTGAATATCGTTCACCGGGCCATCGATCCGGATCACGTCTTCATGGACTGGCGGGGCATTGTACGAGTCTCTGACTTCGGACTTTCCCTTTCCGACTTACCAAACCGCACCCCTTCGACTACGCAACGGCTGCTTGGGGATGGCTTCTACTCGTCGCCGGAAATGCTTTTTGGCAGACGAGTTGACGCACGGGCAGACCTTTTCTCCCTGGGCGTGCTCATGCTCGAACTGGTTACCGGGAAGAACCTTCTCTATGCACCGGATGAGGTAACGCCTAAAATGAAGGAGTCCCTCTCGGCGTCACAGCTCCGCCGAGTCGAGCGTGCCATCCAGTGGGCGCAGCTCTCTGGAGCCGATGCCATGGTGGGAGATGCGATTTGGCGTGCGGCGACCTACACGCAGAAGGACGTGGAGCGGATGACGGAAGGTCTTCCAGCGGGTATGCGCTCGATCCTATGCAAGCTCCTACACCCCGAGCTGGTGAAGCGCTACCAGACAGCAGGGGAGCTGGTGGTCGATCTGCGTAGCTGGCTTGGGGAACTGACCTTCGGCCCTGCTGATGCGATCGAAGAGCTGAAGCGCACCATGGATGAGGCTTCGGAGTCCTTAGCCGAAACCGGATTGAAGACCCCCCGAGCGTCCAAGCGCCTGGGGGAGATCACCACGGACAGGTAG